A portion of the Citrobacter rodentium NBRC 105723 = DSM 16636 genome contains these proteins:
- the rpoB gene encoding DNA-directed RNA polymerase subunit beta — MVYSYTEKKRIRKDFGKRPQVLDVPYLLSIQLDSFQKFIEQDPEGQYGLEAAFRSVFPIQSYSGNSELQYVSYRLGEPVFDVQECQIRGVTYSAPLRVKLRLVIYEREAPEGTVKDIKEQEVYMGEIPLMTDNGTFVINGTERVIVSQLHRSPGVFFDSDKGKTHSSGKVLYNARIIPYRGSWLDFEFDPKDNLFVRIDRRRKLPATIILRALNYTTEQILDLFFEKVIFEIRDNKLQMELVPERLRGETASFDIEANGKIYVEKGRRITARHIRQLEKDDIKHIEVPVEYIAGKVASKDYVDESTGELICPANMELSLDLLAKLSQAGHKRIETLFTNDLDHGPYISETIRVDPTNDRLSALVEIYRMMRPGEPPTREAAESLFENLFFSEDRYDLSAVGRMKFNRSLLREEIEGSGILSKDDIIEVMKKLIDIRNGKGEVDDIDHLGNRRIRSVGEMAENQFRVGLVRVERAVKERLSLGDLDTLMPQDMINAKPISAAVKEFFGSSQLSQFMDQNNPLSEITHKRRISALGPGGLTRERAGFEVRDVHPTHYGRVCPIETPEGPNIGLINSLSVYAQTNEYGFLETPYRRVVDGVVTDEIHYLSAIEEGNFVIAQANSNLDDDGHFVEDLVTCRSKGESSLFSRDQVDYMDVSTQQVVSVGASLIPFLEHDDANRALMGANMQRQAVPTLRADKPLVGTGMERAVAVDSGVTAVAKRGGTVQYVDASRIVIKVNEDEMYPGEAGIDIYNLTKYTRSNQNTCINQMPCVSLGEPVERGDVLADGPSTDLGELALGQNMRVAFMPWNGYNFEDSILVSERVVQEDRFTTIHIQELACVSRDTKLGPEEITADIPNVGEAALSKLDESGIVYIGAEVTGGDILVGKVTPKGETQLTPEEKLLRAIFGEKASDVKDSSLRVPNGVSGTVIDVQVFTRDGVEKDKRALEIEEMQLKQAKKDLSEELQILEAGLFSRIHAVLVSGGVEAEKLDKLPRDRWLELGLTDEEKQNQLEQLAEQYDELKHEFEKKLEAKRRKITQGDDLAPGVLKIVKVYLAVKRRIQPGDKMAGRHGNKGVISKINPIEDMPYDENGTPVDIVLNPLGVPSRMNIGQILETHLGMAAKGIGDKINAMLKQQQEVAKLREFIQRAYDLGADVRQKVDLNTFSDEEVLRLAENLRKGMPIATPVFDGAKEAEIKELLKLGDLPTSGQITLFDGRTGEQFERPVTVGYMYMLKLNHLVDDKMHARSTGSYSLVTQQPLGGKAQFGGQRFGEMEVWALEAYGAAYTLQEMLTVKSDDVNGRTKMYKNIVDGNHQMEPGMPESFNVLLKEIRSLGINIELEDE, encoded by the coding sequence ATGGTTTACTCCTATACCGAGAAAAAACGTATTCGTAAGGATTTTGGTAAACGTCCACAAGTTCTGGATGTACCTTATCTCCTTTCTATCCAGCTTGACTCGTTTCAGAAGTTTATCGAGCAAGATCCTGAAGGGCAGTATGGTCTGGAAGCCGCATTCCGTTCCGTATTCCCGATTCAGAGCTACAGCGGTAATTCCGAGCTGCAATACGTCAGCTACCGCCTTGGCGAACCGGTGTTTGACGTTCAGGAATGTCAGATCCGTGGCGTGACCTATTCCGCACCGCTGCGCGTAAAACTGCGTCTGGTGATCTACGAGCGCGAAGCGCCGGAAGGCACCGTAAAAGACATTAAAGAACAAGAAGTCTACATGGGTGAAATTCCGCTCATGACTGACAACGGTACCTTTGTTATCAATGGTACCGAGCGTGTTATCGTTTCTCAGCTGCACCGTAGTCCAGGCGTCTTCTTTGACTCCGACAAGGGTAAAACCCACTCCTCCGGTAAAGTGCTGTATAACGCGCGCATCATTCCTTACCGTGGTTCCTGGCTGGACTTCGAATTCGATCCGAAGGACAACCTGTTCGTCCGTATTGACCGTCGCCGTAAACTGCCTGCGACCATCATTCTGCGTGCGCTGAACTACACCACGGAGCAGATCCTCGATCTGTTCTTTGAGAAAGTAATCTTCGAAATCCGCGACAACAAGCTGCAAATGGAGCTGGTGCCGGAGCGTCTGCGTGGTGAAACCGCTTCCTTCGATATCGAAGCGAATGGCAAAATCTACGTTGAAAAAGGCCGCCGTATCACCGCGCGTCATATTCGCCAGCTGGAAAAAGACGATATCAAGCATATCGAAGTTCCGGTTGAATATATTGCCGGTAAAGTCGCCTCGAAAGATTACGTTGATGAATCTACCGGTGAGCTGATCTGCCCGGCCAACATGGAGCTGAGCCTCGATCTGCTGGCTAAGCTGAGCCAGGCTGGCCACAAGCGCATCGAAACGCTGTTCACCAACGATCTGGACCACGGCCCGTATATTTCAGAAACGATTCGCGTCGACCCGACTAACGATCGCCTGAGCGCGCTGGTAGAAATCTACCGCATGATGCGTCCGGGCGAGCCGCCGACTCGCGAAGCGGCTGAAAGCCTGTTCGAGAACCTGTTCTTCTCCGAAGACCGCTACGATCTGTCTGCGGTAGGTCGTATGAAGTTCAACCGTTCTTTACTGCGTGAAGAGATCGAAGGTTCCGGTATCCTGAGCAAAGACGACATCATCGAAGTGATGAAGAAGCTCATCGATATCCGTAACGGTAAAGGCGAAGTCGATGATATCGACCACCTCGGCAACCGTCGTATCCGTTCCGTAGGCGAAATGGCGGAAAACCAGTTCCGCGTTGGCCTGGTGCGCGTTGAGCGTGCGGTGAAAGAGCGTCTGTCTCTGGGCGATCTCGATACCCTGATGCCTCAGGACATGATCAACGCCAAACCGATCTCCGCGGCGGTAAAAGAGTTCTTCGGCTCCAGCCAGCTGTCTCAGTTTATGGACCAGAACAACCCGCTGTCTGAGATTACGCACAAGCGTCGTATCTCCGCGCTTGGCCCGGGCGGTCTGACCCGTGAGCGTGCAGGCTTCGAAGTTCGAGACGTACACCCGACTCACTACGGTCGCGTATGTCCAATCGAAACGCCGGAAGGTCCGAACATCGGTCTGATCAACTCCCTGTCCGTGTACGCGCAGACTAACGAATATGGCTTCCTTGAGACGCCGTATCGTCGCGTGGTTGATGGCGTAGTAACAGATGAAATTCACTACCTGTCTGCTATTGAAGAAGGCAACTTCGTTATCGCTCAGGCGAACTCCAACCTGGATGACGACGGCCACTTCGTAGAAGATCTGGTGACCTGCCGTAGTAAAGGCGAATCCAGCTTGTTCAGCCGCGACCAGGTTGACTACATGGACGTTTCCACCCAGCAGGTGGTTTCCGTCGGTGCGTCCCTGATCCCGTTCCTGGAACACGATGACGCCAACCGTGCGTTGATGGGTGCGAACATGCAACGTCAGGCGGTTCCGACCCTGCGCGCTGATAAGCCGCTGGTAGGTACCGGTATGGAACGTGCTGTTGCCGTTGACTCCGGTGTAACTGCGGTCGCTAAGCGTGGCGGTACCGTTCAGTACGTGGATGCCTCCCGTATCGTTATCAAAGTTAACGAAGACGAGATGTACCCGGGCGAAGCAGGTATCGACATCTACAACCTGACCAAATACACCCGCTCTAACCAGAACACCTGTATCAACCAGATGCCGTGTGTTTCTCTGGGCGAGCCGGTTGAGCGCGGCGACGTGCTGGCAGACGGTCCGTCCACCGACCTCGGTGAACTGGCGCTTGGTCAGAACATGCGCGTAGCGTTCATGCCGTGGAACGGCTACAACTTCGAAGACTCCATCCTCGTTTCCGAGCGTGTTGTCCAGGAAGACCGTTTCACCACCATCCACATTCAGGAACTGGCGTGCGTGTCCCGTGACACCAAGCTGGGGCCGGAAGAGATCACCGCTGACATCCCGAACGTGGGTGAAGCTGCGCTCTCCAAACTGGATGAATCCGGTATCGTTTATATCGGCGCGGAAGTGACCGGCGGCGACATTCTGGTTGGTAAGGTTACGCCGAAAGGTGAAACCCAACTGACTCCGGAAGAGAAGCTGCTGCGTGCGATCTTCGGTGAGAAAGCGTCTGACGTGAAAGACTCTTCTCTGCGCGTGCCAAACGGTGTTTCCGGTACGGTTATCGACGTTCAGGTCTTTACCCGCGATGGCGTGGAAAAAGACAAGCGCGCGCTGGAAATCGAAGAGATGCAGCTGAAGCAGGCGAAGAAAGACCTGTCTGAAGAACTGCAGATCCTCGAAGCGGGCCTGTTTAGCCGTATCCACGCTGTGCTGGTTTCCGGCGGCGTTGAAGCTGAGAAGCTCGACAAACTGCCGCGCGACCGCTGGCTGGAGCTGGGGCTGACCGACGAAGAGAAACAAAATCAGCTGGAACAACTGGCTGAGCAGTATGACGAACTGAAACACGAGTTCGAGAAAAAACTCGAAGCGAAACGCCGCAAAATCACCCAGGGCGACGATCTGGCGCCGGGCGTGCTGAAGATTGTTAAGGTCTATCTGGCGGTGAAACGCCGTATTCAGCCTGGTGACAAGATGGCGGGCCGTCACGGTAACAAGGGTGTTATTTCTAAGATCAACCCGATCGAAGATATGCCTTACGATGAAAACGGTACGCCGGTCGACATCGTACTGAACCCGCTGGGCGTACCGTCTCGTATGAACATCGGTCAGATTCTGGAAACCCACCTGGGTATGGCTGCGAAAGGTATCGGCGACAAGATTAACGCCATGCTGAAACAGCAGCAGGAAGTCGCGAAGCTGCGCGAATTCATCCAGCGTGCGTACGATCTGGGCGCTGACGTTCGTCAGAAAGTTGACCTGAATACCTTCAGCGATGAAGAAGTTCTGCGTCTGGCTGAAAACCTGCGCAAAGGTATGCCAATCGCAACGCCGGTGTTCGACGGTGCGAAAGAAGCGGAAATTAAAGAGCTGCTGAAACTGGGTGACCTGCCGACTTCCGGTCAGATCACGCTGTTCGACGGCCGTACGGGTGAACAGTTCGAGCGTCCGGTAACCGTAGGTTACATGTACATGCTGAAACTGAACCACCTGGTCGACGACAAGATGCACGCTCGTTCCACCGGTTCCTACAGCCTGGTTACTCAGCAGCCGCTGGGTGGTAAGGCGCAGTTCGGTGGTCAGCGCTTCGGGGAGATGGAAGTGTGGGCGCTGGAAGCATACGGCGCAGCCTACACCCTGCAGGAAATGCTCACCGTTAAGTCTGATGACGTGAACGGCCGTACTAAGATGTATAAGAACATCGTAGACGGCAACCATCAGATGGAGCCGGGCATGCCGGAATCCTTCAACGTACTGTTGAAAGAGATTCGTTCGCTGGGTATCAACATCGAACTGGAAGACGAGTAA
- the rpoC gene encoding DNA-directed RNA polymerase subunit beta': MKDLLKFLKAQTKTEEFDAIKIALASPDMIRSWSFGEVKKPETINYRTFKPERDGLFCARIFGPVKDYECLCGKYKRLKHRGVICEKCGVEVTQTKVRRERMGHIELASPTAHIWFLKSLPSRIGLLLDMPLRDIERVLYFESYVVIEGGMTNLERQQILTEEQYLDALEEFGDEFDAKMGAEAIQALLKSMDLEQECETLREELNETNSETKRKKLTKRIKLLEAFVQSGNKPEWMILTVLPVLPPDLRPLVPLDGGRFATSDLNDLYRRVINRNNRLKRLLDLAAPDIIVRNEKRMLQEAVDALLDNGRRGRAITGSNKRPLKSLADMIKGKQGRFRQNLLGKRVDYSGRSVITVGPYLRLHQCGLPKKMALELFKPFIYGKLELRGLATTIKAAKKMVEREEAVVWDILDEVIREHPVLLNRAPTLHRLGIQAFEPVLIEGKAIQLHPLVCAAYNADFDGDQMAVHVPLTLEAQLEARALMMSTNNILSPANGEPIIVPSQDVVLGLYYMTRDCVNAKGEGMVLTGPKEAERIYRAGLASLHARVKVRITEYEKDANGEFVAHTSLKDTTVGRAILWMIVPKGLPFSIVNQALGKKAISKMLNTCYRILGLKPTVIFADQTMYTGFAYAARSGASVGIDDMVIPDKKYEIISEAEAEVAEIQEQFQSGLVTAGERYNKVIDIWAAANDRVSKAMMDNLQTETVINRDGQEEQQVSFNSIYMMADSGARGSAAQIRQLAGMRGLMAKPDGSIIETPITANFREGLNVLQYFISTHGARKGLADTALKTANSGYLTRRLVDVAQDLVVTEDDCGTHEGILMTPVIEGGDVKEPLRDRVLGRVTAEDVLKPGTADILVPRNTLLHEQWCDLLEENSVDAVKVRSVVSCDTDFGVCAHCYGRDLARGHIINKGEAIGVIAAQSIGEPGTQLTMRTFHIGGAASRAAAESSIQVKNKGSIKLSNAKSVVNSSGKLVITSRNTELKLIDEFGRTKESYKVPYGAVMAKNDGEQVAGGETVANWDPHTMPVITEVSGFVRFTDMIDGQTITRQTDELTGLSSLVVLDSAERTTGGKDLRPALKIVDAQGNDVLIPGTDMPAQYFLPGKAIVQLEDGVQISSGDTLARIPQESGGTKDITGGLPRVADLFEARRPKEPAILAEISGIISFGKETKGKRRLVITPVDGSEPYEEMIPKWRQLNVFEGERVERGDVVSDGPEAPHDILRLRGVHAVTRYIVNEVQDVYRLQGVKINDKHIEVIVRQMLRKVTIESAGSSDFLEGEQVEYSRVKIANRDLEANGKVGATFSRDLLGITKASLATESFISAASFQETTRVLTEAAVAGKRDELRGLKENVIVGRLIPAGTGYAYHQDRMRRRAAGELPAAPQVTAEDASASLAELLNAGLGGSDNE; this comes from the coding sequence GTGAAAGACTTATTAAAGTTTCTGAAAGCGCAAACTAAAACCGAAGAGTTTGATGCGATCAAAATTGCTCTGGCTTCGCCAGACATGATCCGTTCATGGTCTTTCGGTGAAGTTAAAAAGCCGGAAACCATCAACTACCGTACGTTCAAACCTGAGCGTGACGGCCTTTTCTGCGCCCGTATCTTTGGGCCGGTAAAAGACTACGAGTGCCTGTGCGGTAAGTACAAGCGCCTGAAACACCGCGGTGTGATCTGTGAGAAGTGCGGCGTTGAAGTGACCCAGACTAAAGTGCGCCGTGAGCGTATGGGCCACATCGAGCTGGCCTCTCCGACCGCGCATATCTGGTTCCTGAAATCGCTGCCGTCCCGTATCGGCCTGCTGCTCGATATGCCGCTGCGCGATATCGAACGCGTGCTGTACTTCGAATCCTATGTGGTTATCGAAGGCGGTATGACTAACCTGGAGCGCCAGCAGATCCTGACTGAAGAGCAGTATCTGGACGCGCTGGAAGAGTTCGGTGACGAATTCGACGCCAAGATGGGCGCCGAAGCTATTCAGGCCCTGCTGAAGAGCATGGATCTGGAGCAGGAATGTGAAACGCTGCGTGAAGAGCTGAACGAAACCAACTCCGAAACCAAGCGTAAGAAGCTGACCAAGCGTATCAAGCTGCTGGAAGCGTTCGTACAGTCCGGCAACAAGCCGGAGTGGATGATTCTGACCGTTCTGCCGGTTCTGCCGCCGGATCTGCGTCCGCTGGTTCCGCTGGATGGCGGTCGTTTCGCAACGTCGGATCTGAACGATCTGTACCGTCGCGTGATCAACCGTAACAACCGTCTGAAGCGTCTGCTGGATCTGGCTGCGCCGGATATCATCGTCCGCAACGAAAAACGTATGCTGCAGGAAGCGGTAGACGCCCTGTTGGATAACGGTCGTCGCGGTCGTGCGATCACCGGTTCTAACAAGCGTCCTCTGAAATCTTTGGCCGACATGATCAAAGGTAAGCAGGGTCGTTTCCGTCAGAACCTGCTCGGTAAGCGTGTTGACTACTCCGGTCGTTCTGTAATCACCGTAGGCCCATACCTGCGTCTGCATCAGTGCGGTCTGCCGAAGAAAATGGCGCTGGAGCTGTTCAAACCATTCATCTACGGCAAGCTGGAACTGCGTGGCCTCGCCACCACCATCAAAGCCGCGAAGAAAATGGTTGAGCGTGAAGAAGCTGTCGTCTGGGATATCCTCGACGAAGTCATTCGCGAACACCCGGTACTGCTGAACCGTGCGCCGACCCTGCACCGTCTGGGTATCCAGGCGTTTGAGCCGGTGCTGATCGAAGGTAAAGCTATCCAGCTGCACCCGCTGGTTTGTGCGGCATACAACGCCGACTTCGATGGTGACCAGATGGCTGTTCACGTACCGCTGACGCTGGAAGCCCAGCTTGAAGCGCGTGCGCTGATGATGTCTACCAACAACATCCTGTCTCCGGCGAACGGCGAACCGATCATCGTTCCGTCTCAGGACGTTGTACTGGGTCTGTACTACATGACCCGTGACTGTGTTAACGCCAAAGGCGAAGGCATGGTGCTGACCGGTCCGAAAGAAGCTGAGCGTATTTATCGCGCTGGCCTGGCCTCTCTGCATGCGCGCGTTAAAGTGCGTATCACTGAATACGAAAAAGATGCTAACGGCGAATTCGTTGCGCACACCAGCCTGAAAGACACGACCGTTGGCCGTGCCATTCTGTGGATGATCGTACCGAAAGGTCTGCCTTTCTCCATCGTCAACCAGGCGCTGGGCAAGAAAGCGATCTCCAAAATGCTGAACACTTGCTACCGTATTCTGGGCCTGAAACCGACCGTTATTTTTGCGGACCAGACGATGTACACCGGCTTTGCATATGCAGCGCGTTCCGGTGCGTCCGTTGGTATCGATGACATGGTCATCCCGGATAAAAAATACGAGATCATCTCTGAGGCGGAAGCCGAAGTTGCTGAGATCCAGGAGCAGTTCCAGTCCGGTCTGGTTACCGCAGGCGAACGCTACAACAAAGTTATCGATATCTGGGCCGCGGCGAACGATCGTGTATCCAAAGCGATGATGGACAACCTGCAGACTGAAACCGTGATTAACCGTGACGGCCAGGAAGAGCAGCAGGTTTCCTTCAACAGCATCTACATGATGGCCGACTCCGGTGCGCGTGGTTCTGCTGCGCAGATTCGTCAGCTGGCGGGGATGCGTGGTCTGATGGCGAAGCCGGACGGCTCGATCATCGAAACGCCGATTACCGCGAACTTCCGTGAAGGTCTGAACGTACTCCAGTACTTCATCTCGACGCACGGTGCGCGTAAAGGTCTGGCGGATACCGCGCTGAAAACCGCGAACTCCGGTTATCTGACCCGTCGTCTGGTTGACGTGGCGCAGGATCTGGTAGTTACCGAAGACGACTGCGGTACGCACGAAGGCATCCTGATGACGCCGGTTATCGAAGGCGGCGACGTTAAAGAACCGCTGCGCGATCGCGTACTGGGTCGTGTAACCGCTGAAGACGTGCTGAAGCCGGGCACCGCAGACATTCTGGTTCCGCGCAATACGCTGCTGCACGAGCAGTGGTGTGACCTGCTGGAAGAGAACTCTGTCGACGCGGTTAAAGTGCGTTCCGTTGTATCCTGTGACACCGACTTTGGCGTCTGCGCGCACTGCTACGGTCGTGACCTGGCGCGTGGCCACATCATCAACAAAGGTGAGGCTATCGGCGTTATCGCGGCACAGTCCATCGGTGAGCCGGGTACACAGCTGACGATGCGTACGTTCCACATCGGTGGTGCGGCATCCCGTGCGGCTGCTGAATCCAGCATCCAGGTGAAAAACAAAGGTAGCATCAAGCTCAGCAACGCGAAGTCGGTTGTGAACTCCAGCGGTAAACTGGTTATCACTTCCCGTAACACCGAGCTGAAACTGATCGACGAATTCGGTCGTACCAAAGAGAGCTATAAAGTGCCTTACGGCGCGGTGATGGCGAAGAATGATGGCGAGCAGGTTGCCGGCGGTGAAACCGTTGCAAACTGGGACCCGCATACCATGCCGGTTATCACCGAAGTCAGCGGCTTCGTTCGCTTCACCGATATGATCGACGGCCAGACCATTACGCGTCAGACCGACGAACTGACCGGTCTGTCTTCGCTGGTGGTGCTGGATTCTGCTGAACGTACTACCGGTGGTAAAGATCTGCGTCCGGCGCTGAAAATCGTTGATGCTCAGGGCAATGACGTGCTGATCCCGGGTACCGATATGCCTGCGCAGTACTTCCTGCCGGGTAAAGCGATTGTACAGCTGGAAGATGGCGTACAGATCAGCTCTGGTGACACCCTGGCGCGTATTCCGCAGGAATCCGGCGGTACCAAGGATATCACCGGTGGTCTGCCACGCGTTGCCGACCTGTTCGAAGCGCGTCGTCCGAAAGAGCCGGCAATCCTGGCGGAAATCAGCGGTATCATTTCCTTCGGTAAAGAGACCAAAGGGAAACGTCGTCTGGTTATCACCCCGGTAGACGGCAGCGAGCCGTACGAAGAGATGATTCCGAAATGGCGTCAGCTCAACGTGTTCGAAGGTGAGCGTGTAGAACGTGGTGACGTGGTTTCCGACGGTCCGGAAGCGCCGCACGACATTCTGCGCCTGCGTGGCGTTCATGCTGTGACTCGTTACATTGTTAACGAAGTCCAGGATGTATACCGTCTGCAGGGCGTTAAGATTAACGATAAGCACATTGAAGTTATCGTTCGTCAGATGCTGCGTAAAGTGACCATCGAAAGCGCAGGTAGTTCCGACTTCCTGGAAGGCGAACAGGTTGAATACTCCCGCGTCAAGATCGCTAACCGCGATCTGGAAGCGAACGGCAAAGTGGGCGCAACGTTCTCCCGCGATCTGCTGGGTATCACCAAAGCGTCTCTGGCAACCGAATCGTTCATCTCTGCCGCATCGTTCCAGGAGACGACTCGTGTCCTGACCGAAGCAGCCGTTGCCGGTAAACGCGACGAACTGCGCGGCCTGAAAGAGAACGTTATCGTGGGTCGTCTGATCCCGGCGGGTACCGGTTATGCGTACCACCAGGATCGTATGCGCCGCCGCGCTGCGGGTGAACTCCCGGCCGCGCCGCAGGTGACTGCGGAAGACGCCTCCGCCAGCCTGGCGGAACTGCTGAATGCAGGTCTGGGCGGTTCCGACAACGAGTAA